A section of the Thermoanaerobaculia bacterium genome encodes:
- a CDS encoding PLD nuclease N-terminal domain-containing protein produces the protein MVESGRSTARKVLWILLVVFFPLGGALLWLLFGRK, from the coding sequence ATCGTCGAGAGCGGCCGATCGACCGCGCGCAAGGTGCTGTGGATCCTCCTGGTCGTGTTCTTTCCGCTGGGGGGGGCTTTGCTCTGGCTCCTCTTCGGTCGCAAGTAG